In the Patescibacteria group bacterium genome, one interval contains:
- a CDS encoding response regulator, protein MNKVLIIEDEQEQLMIFQTVLDMRGLSTRVASTSAEVIIALADDKPDLILSDIMLKGENGLDIIEKIKNDEGMRDVPVFVFTNTNKKDFRDRANELGVVEYIIKSETVPHELAEKIKAFLGVK, encoded by the coding sequence ATGAACAAGGTTTTAATCATTGAAGATGAACAGGAACAGTTGATGATTTTTCAAACTGTTTTAGACATGAGAGGTTTGTCGACTAGGGTGGCTTCGACGAGCGCAGAGGTGATAATAGCGTTGGCTGACGATAAGCCCGATTTGATTCTTTCTGATATCATGTTGAAGGGCGAAAATGGCTTGGATATTATTGAAAAAATAAAAAATGATGAGGGAATGAGGGATGTTCCAGTTTTTGTTTTTACCAATACTAATAAAAAAGATTTTCGTGACCGGGCTAATGAATTAGGGGTAGTTGAATATATTATCAAATCAGAGACTGTGCCCCATGAATTAGCGGAGAAGATAAAAGCTTTTTTGGGCGTGAAATAA